DNA sequence from the Plodia interpunctella isolate USDA-ARS_2022_Savannah chromosome 19, ilPloInte3.2, whole genome shotgun sequence genome:
ATTATGTgatatatttcaaaacttacgtaagtaaaaataagaaCAATTTAAAGTTAGCGAATACTATGTTTGCttctattatttatctagACTGTGATGATATGAGAGGAAGAACACGAACTCAAGTAGGCTAACTAGAAAAGTATATGGGGataaaaaatcctaaaaaGAGTTGAATGAATTGTGTCGGGGAAGATAGGTACTTCAAAGAGGACTTCTTTTGGGGGTGGATATAAGTTAAGGATTGTTGAAAAACAGACATCGCCGACTCTAATTAGTGTGATAAGGttagatgatgatgataagtATTCATTCGTATTATATTTCCAGGCCCTGACTCCACTCTCGCTAATTTCCCAGATATTATTTGCGATTCATACAGTAATACAAGTTATAGTTCCTTCAGTTTTTGCACAAAGACTAGACAGTGAGATTGGAACAATTAAAGTTGTGCTTCACAATAAATTGATGGttgatataggtactatacttaattatctaattataCTTTGTTGACATACATATGAACTATTTATTGCATAATTTACAGAAGACACAAAAGGTATAATTTGGTATCCAAGAAACATAAATGGGCGCAATGATAAACTTATCGCAAAAGCAATTTCTCCCAGACAACTTTTGAGTGAGAATTGTAAGAAGTGAACCAAAAATTGTgcagttttcttttattttatattaaggaAGATAAACATGTGATGGTAGTGCCTagttttaggtttttttttttcaaaatttaagacTGCGCAAACCCTAACTTTTCACcgtgattttttatacattagcATTTTGTAATTAGACTGAGCTTGAGCTTGTTAAAGTATGTCGATGTATGAGAAAATATTCTCTATACCATAACATTTTCAGATGATGAGGCAGAGCGTCAAATTCTTCGTTTTCTTCGCTACGTTGACGCTCGTCCACTAAAGCAACGTGTGTTAGGTTTGTTACCTGTAGACCTGACTTTGCCTGTGTCTGTACTCAGCTTCTGCGTCACTTACTTGATTATGGTCATACAGCTCACACATCTAGATTAGTAACTAAACGAATATATACGTCGAAACTAGACGATCTAGTAGTAGTAGAGAGGTGTGCTACTAGATCGAAACTATAgtcgatttttaaatatctatattaatcACACGTGAGTGActagtatttttcattaataatggcattattattttaaatgcaaacgtttgaatgtatattttttactcgattcgaataaagtaatttaacaagaagttttactttattttgtgtttctatcttttcagtatttgatattaa
Encoded proteins:
- the LOC135309917 gene encoding uncharacterized protein LOC135309917, whose amino-acid sequence is MKIFDIIYFTCDWVTYIAILIGSILCKYTVNDFIIDIHKINKDLRSSRFYKLYDEAERQILRFLRYVDARPLKQRVLGLLPVDLTLPVSVLSFCVTYLIMVIQLTHLD